Proteins encoded by one window of uncultured Celeribacter sp.:
- a CDS encoding FAD-dependent oxidoreductase, with translation MISILGSGVAGLCAATALMDAGVELEVICPDTAPAPASRLAGGMLAPFCEGESAPDIIVTRGQAAIAWWAAHVDVTRHGTLVVAPPRDAQELDRFARATRAHRWVTPNALEPDLEDRFARGLYFENEAHLDPNAALTGLKHRLLAQGVVFRDGAPQGRIVDCRGMSATETLPDLRGVRGEMLEVYTPEVTLSRPVRLLHPRFPCYIVPRGEGRFMIGATMVESNRSGPITARAAMELLSAAYSLHPAFAEAEIIMTGAGLRPSFPDNIPALRRNGTGFHINGMYRHGFLMAPVLGMDLAGLLTQENADAH, from the coding sequence ATGATTTCGATCCTTGGATCAGGCGTGGCGGGGCTTTGCGCCGCCACCGCCCTCATGGACGCGGGGGTCGAACTCGAGGTGATATGCCCCGACACCGCCCCCGCGCCCGCCTCCCGTTTGGCGGGCGGGATGCTTGCGCCGTTTTGCGAGGGCGAAAGCGCCCCCGACATCATTGTCACACGGGGTCAGGCCGCCATCGCGTGGTGGGCCGCCCATGTGGATGTGACCCGACACGGCACGCTGGTCGTGGCCCCGCCCCGCGATGCGCAGGAACTCGACCGCTTCGCCCGTGCCACCCGGGCGCATCGCTGGGTCACGCCCAATGCGTTGGAACCCGATCTCGAGGATCGCTTTGCCCGTGGGCTCTATTTCGAGAACGAAGCCCATCTCGATCCAAACGCGGCACTCACCGGGCTGAAGCACCGGCTTCTCGCGCAGGGCGTCGTGTTTCGCGACGGCGCACCACAGGGGCGGATCGTGGACTGTCGCGGTATGTCCGCCACCGAGACCCTCCCCGATCTGCGCGGTGTGCGGGGCGAGATGCTTGAGGTTTACACGCCCGAGGTCACGCTCTCGCGGCCCGTGCGCCTGCTGCATCCTCGGTTTCCCTGTTACATCGTGCCGCGCGGCGAGGGGCGGTTCATGATCGGGGCGACCATGGTCGAATCCAATCGCTCCGGCCCGATCACGGCGCGCGCGGCGATGGAATTGCTCTCGGCGGCCTATAGCCTTCATCCCGCGTTTGCCGAGGCCGAAATCATCATGACCGGCGCAGGGCTGCGCCCGTCTTTTCCCGACAATATCCCGGCCCTGCGCCGCAACGGCACGGGATTTCACATCAACGGCATGTATCGCCACGGCTTTCTGATGGCCCCCGTTCTGGGCATGGATCTGGCCGGGCTTTTGACACAGGAGAACGCCGATGCGCATTGA
- the thiC gene encoding phosphomethylpyrimidine synthase ThiC, translating into MKDTIPTITTGALPASQKIYVHGETHELRVPLREIAVTGEAPLRVYDSSGPYTDPAAQIDIAQGLPDVRGGWQHQCGDVEEYQGRAVTEADNGFATGERLTPAFPHQRAPLRAVGDRAVTQLAYAKAGIITPEMEFVAIRENEGRLSGATTDGDAFGATLPELVTPEFVRKEIAEGRAIIPANINHRELEPMIIGRNFKVKINANIGNSAVTSSMEEEVEKMVWAIRWGGDTVMDLSTGRNIHNIRDWIIRNAPVPIGTVPLYQALEKVGGIAEDLTWEVFRDTLIEQAEQGVDYFTIHAGVRLHMIPMTAKRVTGIVSRGGSIMAKWCLHHHRESFLYEHFDEICDICRRYDVSFSLGDGLRPGSIADANDEAQFAELRTLGELTKIAWAKDCQVMIEGPGHVPMHKIKANMDEQLKHCHEAPFYTLGPLTTDIAPGYDHITSAIGAAMIGWFGTAMLCYVTPKEHLGLPDRDDVKTGVITYKLAAHAADLAKGHPGAQLRDDALSRARFEFRWEDQFNLGLDPDTAREMHDETMPKEAHKVAHFCSMCGPKFCSMRISHDIRAEAAKQEGMASMAEKFREGGALYIPAEGQAAEPAE; encoded by the coding sequence ATGAAAGACACTATTCCCACCATCACCACCGGCGCTTTGCCGGCGTCCCAGAAAATCTATGTGCATGGTGAAACTCACGAACTGCGCGTGCCGCTGCGTGAAATCGCGGTGACGGGCGAGGCGCCTCTGCGGGTCTATGACAGCTCCGGCCCCTACACCGACCCCGCCGCCCAGATCGACATTGCCCAGGGCCTGCCCGATGTGCGCGGTGGTTGGCAACATCAGTGCGGCGATGTCGAAGAGTATCAAGGCCGTGCGGTGACCGAGGCCGACAACGGTTTTGCCACCGGCGAACGTCTGACTCCCGCCTTCCCGCATCAGCGCGCCCCACTGCGTGCCGTGGGGGATCGCGCCGTGACCCAGCTCGCCTATGCCAAGGCCGGGATCATCACGCCGGAGATGGAATTCGTCGCGATCCGCGAGAACGAGGGCCGCCTGTCGGGCGCGACAACCGATGGCGATGCCTTTGGCGCCACGCTGCCCGAGCTGGTCACGCCCGAGTTCGTCCGCAAAGAGATCGCCGAAGGCCGCGCTATCATTCCCGCCAACATCAACCACCGCGAATTGGAGCCGATGATCATCGGGCGCAATTTCAAAGTGAAGATCAACGCCAACATCGGCAACTCCGCTGTCACCTCTTCGATGGAGGAAGAGGTGGAGAAAATGGTCTGGGCGATCCGTTGGGGTGGCGACACGGTGATGGATCTCTCGACGGGGCGGAACATCCACAACATCCGCGACTGGATCATCCGCAACGCGCCTGTGCCGATCGGGACCGTGCCGCTCTATCAGGCGCTGGAAAAGGTCGGCGGCATTGCCGAGGACCTGACGTGGGAGGTGTTCCGCGACACGCTGATTGAGCAGGCGGAGCAAGGTGTCGATTATTTCACCATCCACGCGGGCGTGCGGCTTCACATGATCCCGATGACCGCCAAACGCGTCACCGGCATCGTCTCGCGCGGCGGGTCGATCATGGCGAAATGGTGCCTGCATCATCATCGCGAGAGCTTTCTTTACGAGCATTTCGACGAGATTTGCGACATCTGCCGACGCTATGATGTGTCGTTTTCTCTGGGTGACGGGCTGCGCCCCGGCTCGATTGCGGATGCCAATGACGAGGCGCAATTTGCCGAGCTGCGCACGCTGGGCGAGCTGACCAAAATCGCCTGGGCCAAGGATTGCCAGGTGATGATCGAAGGCCCCGGTCACGTGCCGATGCACAAGATCAAAGCCAACATGGACGAACAACTGAAGCACTGCCACGAGGCCCCGTTCTACACGCTCGGGCCGCTCACGACCGACATCGCGCCGGGATACGATCACATCACCTCCGCCATCGGCGCGGCGATGATAGGTTGGTTCGGCACCGCGATGCTTTGCTACGTGACGCCGAAGGAACACCTTGGCCTGCCGGACCGCGACGACGTGAAAACCGGGGTGATCACCTACAAACTCGCCGCCCATGCCGCCGATCTCGCCAAGGGGCATCCGGGGGCGCAACTGCGCGACGATGCTTTGTCACGCGCGCGGTTCGAGTTCCGTTGGGAGGATCAGTTCAACCTCGGCCTCGACCCGGATACAGCGCGCGAGATGCATGACGAAACCATGCCGAAAGAGGCGCATAAGGTGGCGCATTTCTGTTCCATGTGCGGGCCGAAGTTCTGTTCGATGCGGATTTCTCACGACATCCGGGCCGAAGCGGCCAAACAGGAAGGCATGGCTTCCATGGCGGAAAAATTCCGCGAGGGCGGCGCGCTTTACATCCCGGCAGAGGGCCAAGCTGCGGAACCGGCCGAATGA